The Streptomyces sp. RKAG293 genome includes a region encoding these proteins:
- the ispG gene encoding flavodoxin-dependent (E)-4-hydroxy-3-methylbut-2-enyl-diphosphate synthase produces MTAISLGMPDVPIKLADRRHSRKIQVGSVAVGGDAPVSVQSMTTTVTADIGATLQQIAELTASGCQIVRVACPTQDDADALATIAKKSQIPVIADIHFQPKYVFAALDAGCAAVRVNPGNIKQFDDKVKEIAKAAASVGTPIRIGVNAGSLDRRLMEKYGKATPEALVESALWECSLFEEHGFRDIKISVKHNDPVVMVNAYRLLASKCDYPLHLGVTEAGPAFQGTIKSAVAFGALLSEGIGDTIRVSLSAPPVEEIKVGIQILESLNLKQRRLEIVSCPSCGRAQVDVYKLADQVSAGLEGMEVPLRVAVMGCVVNGPGEAREADLGVASGNGKGQIFVKGEVIKTVPESKIVETLIEEAMKIAEQMEADGIASGEPQVNVS; encoded by the coding sequence ATGACCGCGATTTCGCTCGGAATGCCCGACGTTCCGATCAAGCTCGCCGACCGCCGCCACAGCCGCAAGATCCAGGTCGGGTCGGTCGCGGTGGGCGGGGACGCGCCGGTTTCGGTCCAGTCCATGACGACTACGGTGACGGCGGACATCGGGGCGACGCTCCAGCAGATCGCCGAGCTCACCGCTTCCGGCTGCCAGATCGTGCGGGTGGCCTGCCCCACGCAGGACGACGCCGACGCGCTCGCCACCATCGCCAAGAAGTCGCAGATCCCGGTGATCGCGGACATTCACTTCCAGCCGAAGTACGTCTTCGCGGCGCTCGACGCCGGCTGCGCGGCCGTCCGCGTCAACCCCGGCAACATCAAGCAGTTCGACGACAAGGTCAAGGAGATCGCGAAGGCGGCGGCCTCGGTCGGCACTCCGATCCGGATCGGCGTCAACGCGGGCTCGCTGGACCGCCGGCTGATGGAGAAGTACGGCAAGGCCACCCCCGAGGCGCTGGTGGAGTCCGCGCTGTGGGAGTGCTCGCTCTTCGAGGAGCACGGCTTCCGTGACATCAAGATCTCGGTGAAGCACAACGACCCGGTCGTGATGGTCAACGCCTACCGGCTGCTCGCCAGCAAGTGCGACTACCCGCTGCACCTCGGCGTGACCGAGGCCGGTCCCGCCTTCCAGGGCACCATCAAGTCCGCCGTCGCCTTCGGCGCGCTGCTGTCCGAGGGCATCGGCGACACCATCCGCGTCTCGCTCTCCGCCCCGCCGGTCGAGGAGATCAAGGTCGGGATCCAGATCCTGGAGTCGCTGAACCTCAAGCAGCGCCGCCTGGAGATCGTCTCCTGCCCGTCCTGCGGCCGTGCCCAGGTCGACGTCTACAAGCTCGCCGACCAGGTCTCCGCCGGCCTGGAGGGCATGGAGGTCCCGCTCAGGGTCGCGGTCATGGGCTGCGTCGTGAACGGCCCCGGTGAGGCCCGCGAGGCCGACCTCGGTGTCGCGTCCGGCAACGGCAAGGGCCAGATCTTCGTCAAGGGCGAGGTCATCAAGACCGTGCCGGAGTCGAAGATCGTGGAGACCCTGATCGAAGAGGCGATGAAGATCGCCGAGCAGATGGAAGCGGACGGCATCGCGTCCGGCGAGCCCCAGGTCAACGTGAGCTGA
- a CDS encoding site-2 protease family protein: MTALMWGVGIAIFVIGLLFSIAWHELGHLSTAKLFKIRVPQYMVGFGPTIWSRHKGETEYGFKAIPLGGYIRMIGMFPPGPDGKVLARSSSPWRSMIEDARSAAYEELQPGDETRMFYTRKPWKRVIVMFAGPFMNLILALVLFAITLMGIGGNVTTTSIGSVAECVVKASATTDKATKADVCPKNAEAPPAKAAGFKAGDRIESFNGQPVGDWNDLSDKIRDTIGPATVVVVRDGKPLTLHPVLVKNTVNKKDRDGYPVKGQYVDAGFLGFTPASGYRTLTFGESVDRMVSNAESSVRGIADIPSKIPALWGSAFQGKERTVDQPVGMVGVARIGGEVFSLKIPATQQIGIMLNLLAGVNLSLFLFNMLPLLPLDGGHIAGALWESLRRRLAKLTRRPDPGPFDVAKLMPVAYVVAGIFICFTALVLVADVVNPVTLS, translated from the coding sequence ATGACGGCACTCATGTGGGGCGTCGGGATCGCCATCTTCGTCATCGGTCTGCTGTTCTCCATCGCCTGGCACGAGCTCGGCCACCTCTCCACCGCCAAGCTCTTCAAGATCCGCGTGCCGCAGTACATGGTCGGCTTCGGGCCGACGATCTGGTCGCGGCACAAGGGCGAGACCGAGTACGGCTTCAAGGCGATCCCGCTCGGCGGCTACATCCGCATGATCGGCATGTTCCCGCCCGGCCCGGACGGGAAGGTTCTGGCCCGTTCCAGCTCGCCCTGGCGCAGCATGATAGAGGACGCCCGCTCGGCCGCGTACGAGGAGCTGCAGCCCGGCGACGAGACGCGGATGTTCTACACGCGTAAGCCGTGGAAGCGCGTCATCGTGATGTTCGCCGGGCCGTTCATGAACCTGATCCTGGCGCTCGTGCTCTTCGCGATCACCCTGATGGGGATCGGCGGAAACGTCACGACCACCTCGATCGGCAGTGTCGCGGAGTGCGTGGTCAAGGCCTCCGCCACGACCGACAAGGCCACCAAGGCCGACGTCTGCCCGAAGAACGCCGAGGCCCCGCCCGCCAAGGCCGCCGGCTTCAAGGCGGGTGACCGGATCGAGTCCTTCAACGGCCAGCCTGTCGGCGACTGGAACGACCTGTCCGACAAGATCCGCGACACCATCGGCCCGGCCACCGTCGTGGTCGTACGGGACGGCAAGCCGCTCACCCTGCACCCGGTCCTGGTCAAGAACACCGTGAACAAGAAGGACCGCGACGGCTACCCCGTCAAGGGCCAGTACGTGGACGCCGGCTTCCTCGGCTTCACCCCGGCCAGCGGCTACCGGACCCTCACCTTCGGCGAGTCCGTCGACCGCATGGTCTCGAACGCCGAGAGCTCGGTGCGCGGTATCGCCGACATCCCCTCGAAGATCCCCGCGCTGTGGGGCTCCGCCTTCCAGGGCAAGGAGCGCACCGTCGACCAGCCCGTCGGCATGGTCGGTGTCGCCCGGATCGGCGGCGAGGTCTTCTCGCTCAAGATCCCCGCGACCCAGCAGATCGGCATCATGCTGAACCTGCTCGCCGGCGTGAACCTGTCGTTGTTCCTGTTCAACATGCTGCCGCTGCTCCCGCTCGACGGCGGTCACATCGCCGGCGCCCTGTGGGAGTCGCTGCGCCGCAGGCTGGCCAAGCTCACCCGGCGCCCGGACCCGGGCCCCTTCGACGTGGCCAAGCTGATGCCGGTCGCCTATGTCGTCGCGGGCATCTTCATCTGCTTCACCGCACTGGTGCTCGTAGCGGACGTAGTCAATCCGGTGACGCTTTCCTGA